In a genomic window of Bradyrhizobium ontarionense:
- a CDS encoding MlaD family protein, with protein sequence MRAINLIVGTLTIAAVAAGISGVLLKQKSRIAQQRSTLRVVFDGGSAAGLRKGGPVNFDGVQAGQILSINLESPRKIVALVTLDSSAPLRKDTTAGIEFQGLTGIAAISLVGGAPTAPPVPLDHDGVPVLTADLKDQETMVETVHNVDKFVVSNAPAIKDALQTFESETASLNDKTAAIDAAIDKAEDIFKGFDKVVTKVDDAIPGFAQGNPGELFDQIRSMRELVDGLRRKSAKVLEDGRKTLVDISDGANAMNVKLGGQPAAPGPRRVPASR encoded by the coding sequence ATGCGCGCGATCAATCTCATCGTGGGAACCCTGACGATCGCGGCCGTCGCAGCCGGGATCAGCGGCGTCCTGCTCAAGCAGAAGAGCCGCATCGCGCAGCAGCGCAGCACTTTGCGCGTCGTGTTCGACGGCGGCTCGGCCGCGGGCTTGCGCAAGGGCGGCCCGGTCAATTTCGACGGCGTGCAGGCCGGGCAGATTCTTTCGATCAATCTCGAAAGCCCGCGCAAGATCGTGGCCCTGGTCACGCTCGACAGCAGCGCGCCGCTCCGCAAGGACACCACCGCCGGCATCGAGTTCCAAGGGCTGACCGGGATCGCCGCGATCTCGCTGGTCGGCGGCGCGCCGACGGCGCCGCCCGTGCCGCTGGATCACGACGGCGTTCCGGTGCTCACCGCGGACCTGAAGGACCAGGAGACGATGGTCGAGACGGTGCACAACGTCGACAAATTCGTCGTCAGCAACGCGCCGGCCATCAAGGACGCGCTGCAGACGTTCGAATCCGAGACCGCCTCGCTGAACGACAAGACCGCGGCGATCGATGCCGCGATCGACAAGGCCGAGGACATCTTCAAGGGCTTCGACAAGGTCGTGACCAAGGTCGACGACGCCATTCCCGGCTTCGCACAGGGCAATCCGGGCGAGCTGTTCGATCAGATCAGATCGATGCGGGAGCTGGTCGACGGTCTCAGGCGCAAATCGGCGAAAGTGTTGGAGGACGGCCGCAAGACGCTGGTGGACATCAGCGACGGCGCCAATGCGATGAACGTCAAGCTCGGCGGCCAGCCGGCAGCGCCGGGACCACGCCGCGTGCCGGCGTCACGCTGA
- a CDS encoding IS110 family transposase: MSQIIRIGLDTSKYIFQLHGVDGSERVVLRKRLTRKVMLDFFAKLPPTVVVMEACGAAHHLARELGKLGHTAKLIAPQLVKPYVERNKNDGRDAEGLCEASSRPRMRYVPVKTAEQQAALMLLGIREQLVTRRTQLSNMIRGYAAEFGLTEARGLDKLASLLTRIEQDDSVPEMARELFAMQAREYAWVQEELKTIEAKLLAWHRANAMSRRLAQIPGVGPVTAAALVMKAPDPHAFRSGRLFAAWMGLTPRDHSTGGKTRLGKITRAGDERLRQLLVVGATSVIKVAKAKGQGPGWLIELLKRKSAKLAAVALANKIARIAWKLMTTGETFDGARLAGLAKAPVAAAA, encoded by the coding sequence GTGAGCCAGATTATCCGCATTGGGCTGGATACGTCGAAGTATATTTTTCAACTGCATGGGGTGGATGGATCGGAGCGTGTGGTGTTGCGCAAGCGGCTCACGCGCAAGGTGATGCTGGATTTCTTTGCCAAATTGCCGCCGACGGTGGTGGTGATGGAAGCGTGCGGGGCCGCGCACCACCTGGCGCGCGAGCTTGGCAAGCTGGGTCACACGGCCAAGCTGATCGCGCCGCAGTTGGTGAAGCCCTATGTCGAGCGCAACAAGAACGACGGGCGAGACGCAGAGGGGCTGTGCGAGGCATCGAGCCGGCCGCGGATGCGTTATGTGCCGGTCAAGACGGCGGAGCAGCAGGCCGCCTTGATGCTGCTGGGCATCCGTGAGCAGCTGGTGACCCGTCGCACCCAGCTGAGCAACATGATCCGTGGTTACGCGGCTGAGTTCGGTTTGACCGAGGCCAGAGGGCTCGACAAGCTCGCCTCGTTGCTGACCAGGATCGAACAGGATGACAGCGTACCGGAGATGGCGCGTGAGCTGTTTGCGATGCAGGCTCGTGAATACGCCTGGGTGCAGGAGGAATTGAAGACGATCGAGGCCAAGCTTCTGGCTTGGCACCGCGCCAATGCCATGAGCCGGCGTCTGGCACAGATCCCGGGAGTGGGCCCGGTCACCGCCGCAGCGCTGGTGATGAAGGCGCCAGATCCGCACGCCTTTCGTTCTGGCCGGCTGTTCGCAGCCTGGATGGGCCTCACGCCGAGGGACCATTCGACCGGCGGAAAGACCCGGCTCGGCAAGATCACGCGCGCCGGTGACGAGCGATTGCGCCAGCTGCTCGTGGTGGGCGCGACCTCGGTCATCAAAGTGGCAAAGGCGAAGGGGCAAGGGCCGGGCTGGCTCATTGAGCTGTTGAAGCGCAAATCGGCCAAGCTTGCCGCGGTGGCGCTCGCCAACAAGATCGCCCGCATCGCGTGGAAGCTGATGACCACGGGAGAGACCTTTGATGGCGCACGACTGGCTGGCCTGGCGAAGGCCCCCGTAGCGGCCGCCGCGTAA
- the fmdA gene encoding formamidase yields MPDTLIKVDLTKSAYENDKVHNRWHPDIPMVEWVNPGDDFIIETYDWTGGFIKNNDSADDVRDIDLSIVHFLSGPIGVKGAEPGDLLVVDLLDVGPMKESLWGFNGFFSKQNGGGFLTDHFPLAQKSIWDIKGLYTSSRHVPGVNFAGLIHPGLIGCLPDPKLLATWNERETALIATNPTRVPGLANPPFAPTAHAGQAKGDVKAKIGAEGARTVPPREHGGNCDIKDLSRGSKIYFPVYVPGGGLSMGDLHFSQGDGEITFCGAIEMAGWLHLKVDIIKDGVSKYGIKNPIFKPSPITPNYKDYLIFEGISVDEAGKQHYLDVHIAYRQACLNAIEYLKKFGYSGAQAYSILGTAPVQGHISGVVDVPNACATLWLPTEIFDFDVMPSSAGPVKHITGDIQMPISPDK; encoded by the coding sequence ATGCCAGACACACTGATCAAGGTCGATCTCACCAAATCGGCCTACGAGAACGACAAGGTGCACAACCGTTGGCACCCCGACATTCCGATGGTGGAGTGGGTCAATCCCGGCGATGATTTCATCATCGAGACCTATGACTGGACCGGCGGCTTCATCAAGAACAACGACTCCGCCGATGACGTGCGCGACATCGACCTGTCGATCGTGCACTTCCTCTCCGGTCCGATTGGCGTCAAGGGCGCGGAGCCAGGCGACCTGCTCGTCGTCGACCTGCTTGACGTCGGCCCGATGAAGGAGAGCCTGTGGGGCTTCAACGGCTTCTTCTCCAAGCAGAATGGCGGCGGCTTCCTGACCGACCACTTCCCGCTGGCGCAGAAGTCGATCTGGGACATCAAGGGCCTCTATACCTCGTCGCGTCACGTGCCCGGCGTCAATTTTGCCGGCCTGATCCATCCCGGCCTGATCGGCTGTCTGCCCGATCCGAAGCTGCTCGCGACCTGGAACGAGCGCGAGACGGCGCTGATCGCCACCAACCCGACCCGCGTGCCGGGCCTCGCCAATCCGCCGTTCGCGCCGACTGCCCATGCCGGCCAGGCCAAGGGCGACGTCAAGGCCAAGATCGGCGCCGAGGGCGCCCGCACGGTGCCGCCGCGCGAGCATGGCGGCAATTGCGACATCAAGGACCTGTCGCGCGGCTCGAAGATCTACTTCCCGGTCTACGTGCCCGGCGGCGGCCTTTCGATGGGCGACCTGCACTTCAGCCAGGGCGACGGCGAGATCACCTTCTGCGGTGCCATCGAGATGGCCGGCTGGCTACATCTCAAGGTCGACATCATCAAGGACGGCGTCTCGAAATACGGCATCAAGAACCCGATCTTCAAGCCGTCGCCGATCACGCCGAACTACAAGGACTACCTGATCTTCGAGGGCATCTCGGTCGACGAGGCCGGCAAGCAGCATTATCTCGACGTCCACATCGCCTATCGCCAGGCCTGTCTCAACGCCATCGAGTACCTGAAGAAGTTCGGCTACTCCGGCGCCCAGGCCTACTCGATCCTCGGCACCGCGCCGGTTCAGGGCCACATCTCGGGTGTCGTCGACGTGCCCAATGCCTGCGCGACGTTGTGGCTGCCGACCGAGATCTTCGACTTCGACGTGATGCCGTCGTCGGCGGGACCGGTCAAGCACATCACGGGCGACATCCAGATGCCGATCTCGCCGGATAAGTAA
- the urtE gene encoding urea ABC transporter ATP-binding subunit UrtE: protein MLAISDLHVAYGQSEVLHGLNVKVAPNEIVAIMGRNGMGKTTLMKSLMGILPAKSGSIDMNGTELSGLKSYERVAKGLAYVPQGRMIFSTMTVKENIETGLVVSGESEVPGDIYELFPVLLEMKGRRGGNLSGGQQQQLAIARALATKPKVLLLDEPTEGIQPSIIKEMARTLKRIRDEKGLSIVVSEQVLSFALDIADRVLVIENGEIVRDDPRDSVDAAQVSKYLSV, encoded by the coding sequence ATGTTGGCAATCTCCGATCTTCATGTCGCCTACGGCCAGAGCGAGGTGCTGCATGGTCTGAACGTCAAGGTCGCGCCCAACGAGATCGTTGCGATCATGGGCCGCAACGGCATGGGCAAGACCACGCTGATGAAGTCGCTGATGGGCATCCTGCCCGCCAAGAGCGGCTCCATCGACATGAACGGTACCGAGTTGTCGGGCCTGAAGAGCTATGAGCGCGTCGCCAAGGGCCTCGCTTACGTGCCGCAGGGCCGGATGATCTTCTCGACTATGACGGTCAAGGAGAACATCGAGACCGGCCTCGTCGTGTCCGGCGAGTCCGAGGTGCCGGGCGACATCTATGAGCTGTTTCCGGTGCTGCTGGAGATGAAGGGACGCCGCGGCGGCAACCTCTCCGGCGGCCAGCAGCAGCAGCTCGCGATTGCTCGTGCGCTCGCGACCAAGCCGAAGGTGCTGCTGCTCGACGAGCCGACGGAAGGCATCCAGCCGTCGATCATCAAGGAGATGGCGCGCACCCTGAAGCGCATCCGCGACGAGAAGGGGCTGTCGATCGTCGTCTCCGAGCAGGTCCTGAGCTTCGCCCTCGACATCGCCGACCGCGTGCTGGTGATCGAGAACGGCGAGATCGTCCGCGACGATCCGCGCGACTCCGTCGATGCCGCCCAGGTCTCGAAATATCTGTCCGTCTAA
- a CDS encoding class GN sortase produces the protein MPRFLIPLAIALVGIALFGHGALIHAKAIVAQVLLDRAFSQTIATGHPVKPWSWADTAPVARIEIKRLGVSTIALDGSSGQALAFGAGHVEGSAEPGQPGIAVYSAHRDTHFRFLRDVRIGDEIDVVRRDGKAFRYRADAAQVVRYDASGIDPVTQDSELVLSTCWPFDALIPGPERYVLHATLIRAES, from the coding sequence ATGCCCCGCTTCCTCATCCCGCTCGCGATTGCCCTGGTCGGCATCGCCCTGTTCGGCCACGGCGCCCTCATCCACGCCAAGGCGATCGTCGCGCAGGTGCTGCTCGACCGCGCCTTCAGCCAGACCATCGCGACAGGCCACCCCGTCAAGCCATGGTCCTGGGCCGACACGGCCCCGGTGGCACGCATCGAGATCAAGCGTCTCGGCGTCTCCACCATCGCGCTCGACGGCTCCAGCGGCCAGGCCCTCGCCTTCGGTGCGGGCCATGTCGAGGGCAGCGCCGAGCCCGGCCAGCCCGGCATCGCCGTCTACTCCGCGCATCGCGACACCCACTTCCGGTTCCTGCGCGACGTCAGGATCGGTGACGAGATCGACGTCGTCAGGCGCGACGGCAAGGCCTTCCGCTACCGCGCCGATGCCGCGCAGGTCGTCCGTTACGATGCGTCGGGCATTGATCCGGTGACGCAAGACTCCGAGCTGGTGCTGTCGACCTGCTGGCCGTTCGACGCGCTGATACCGGGCCCGGAGCGCTACGTGCTGCACGCCACGCTGATCCGTGCTGAGTCATGA
- a CDS encoding helix-turn-helix domain-containing protein, whose product MSIPDNELSDEQSRQVAETIREEIARRRMSRQALAEQAKLSLSTLEKALGGRRPFTLATIVRLEQALGMSLRKPVGAPAVPPAASGGVAPDSLGSYSRRAVEWIEGTYVTVRPSFGDREAIYAYRTDIAWDDAASSLVFREGARLDAAFTQFGEVAVPNQSGFVYLVTNRHGQHRLITVSRPTITGEMYGIITTLLAGRGSLLTPIAAPIALLPLRNVDEPSFGRLGGDDRHYQFYREHLRKTVEEPFAMFVHGVA is encoded by the coding sequence ATGTCGATACCGGACAATGAGCTTTCCGACGAGCAGAGCCGGCAGGTCGCGGAGACGATCCGCGAGGAGATCGCGCGGCGCCGGATGTCGCGGCAGGCGCTGGCGGAGCAGGCCAAGCTGAGCCTGTCGACCCTGGAAAAGGCGCTCGGCGGCCGCCGCCCGTTCACGCTCGCGACCATCGTCCGGCTGGAGCAGGCCCTCGGCATGTCCCTGCGCAAGCCCGTGGGCGCGCCGGCCGTGCCGCCCGCTGCGAGCGGCGGCGTCGCGCCGGACAGTCTCGGCTCCTATTCGCGGCGGGCGGTGGAATGGATCGAGGGCACCTATGTCACCGTGCGTCCGTCGTTCGGCGACAGGGAGGCGATCTACGCCTATCGCACCGACATCGCCTGGGACGACGCGGCCTCGTCGCTGGTGTTTCGCGAAGGCGCGCGGCTCGATGCGGCCTTCACGCAGTTCGGCGAGGTCGCCGTGCCCAACCAGTCCGGCTTCGTCTATCTCGTCACCAACCGCCACGGCCAGCACCGCCTGATCACGGTGTCGCGGCCAACCATCACCGGCGAGATGTACGGCATCATCACGACGCTCTTGGCGGGCCGCGGCTCGCTCTTGACGCCGATCGCCGCGCCGATCGCGCTGCTGCCGCTGCGCAATGTCGATGAGCCGAGCTTCGGCCGGCTCGGTGGGGATGATCGACATTATCAGTTCTATCGCGAGCATCTGCGCAAGACGGTGGAGGAGCCGTTCGCAATGTTCGTGCACGGCGTGGCGTGA
- the urtD gene encoding urea ABC transporter ATP-binding protein UrtD codes for MLIGHQPKEFLLAVEALTVSFDGFKAVNDLSFYVEENEIRVIIGPNGAGKTTVLDLICGKTKATSGSIQFRGKELTRLRENEIVQAGVGRKFQTPSIFEDLSVFENLEISFPRGRTVFGSLTFQRDAVVKDRVEEVAEMIFLKDRLKTSAAELSHGQKQWLEIGMLLIQNPDLLMLDEPVAGMSVSERAKTAELLNRIIKDRSVLVIEHDMKFVEDIAHKVTVLHQGQILSEGTMEKVKNDPKVVEVYLGH; via the coding sequence ATGCTCATCGGTCATCAGCCCAAGGAATTCCTGCTCGCGGTCGAAGCGCTCACCGTCTCCTTCGACGGCTTCAAGGCGGTGAACGACCTCTCCTTCTATGTCGAGGAGAACGAGATCCGCGTCATCATCGGCCCGAACGGCGCCGGCAAGACCACGGTGCTCGACCTGATCTGCGGCAAGACCAAAGCGACCTCCGGCTCGATCCAGTTCCGCGGCAAGGAGCTGACCAGGCTGAGGGAGAACGAAATCGTCCAGGCCGGCGTCGGCCGCAAGTTCCAGACGCCGTCGATCTTCGAGGATCTCAGCGTGTTCGAGAATCTCGAGATCTCCTTCCCGCGTGGCCGCACCGTGTTCGGCTCGCTGACCTTCCAGCGTGACGCCGTCGTCAAGGATCGCGTCGAGGAGGTCGCCGAGATGATCTTCCTGAAGGATCGTCTCAAGACCTCGGCGGCTGAGCTCAGCCACGGCCAGAAGCAGTGGCTCGAGATCGGCATGCTGCTGATTCAGAATCCCGACCTGCTGATGCTCGACGAGCCGGTTGCCGGCATGAGCGTCAGCGAGCGCGCCAAGACGGCGGAGCTGCTCAACCGCATCATCAAGGACCGCTCGGTGCTGGTGATCGAGCACGACATGAAGTTCGTCGAGGACATCGCGCACAAGGTCACCGTGTTGCATCAGGGCCAGATCCTCTCCGAAGGGACGATGGAGAAGGTCAAGAACGATCCCAAGGTCGTCGAAGTCTATCTCGGGCATTGA
- a CDS encoding FmdB family zinc ribbon protein, producing the protein MPVYEYLCDACGPFTDMRPMAECDEPQVCPQCADMAPRVILTAPAFACMPAERRTAHAANERSRHAPQTVAEYKAKHGPGCGCCSPKKSPRLMTKSRSGAKGFPTARPWMISH; encoded by the coding sequence ATGCCGGTCTATGAATATCTCTGTGATGCATGCGGACCGTTCACGGACATGCGTCCTATGGCTGAATGTGATGAGCCGCAGGTCTGTCCGCAATGCGCTGACATGGCGCCGCGCGTGATCCTCACCGCACCCGCCTTCGCCTGCATGCCGGCGGAGCGGCGCACGGCGCATGCGGCCAACGAGCGCAGCCGCCACGCGCCGCAGACGGTCGCGGAATACAAGGCCAAGCACGGCCCGGGCTGCGGTTGCTGCTCGCCGAAGAAATCGCCGCGGCTGATGACCAAGTCCAGGAGCGGCGCCAAGGGCTTTCCGACGGCGCGGCCCTGGATGATCAGCCACTGA
- a CDS encoding marine proteobacterial sortase target protein: MSETIDHDIRSSAHPVRSFIVTMLLFLLLQAAAVLLVGFTALFLSVTPGWSSEGPLAPLTKPGDARSGALLFKTDTGYAEAPRLGIDVDIVVSGPTARARVTQLFKNTSSQWMEAVYVYPLPPDSAVDTLKMIVGDRVVVGDIKPREQAKVIYEQAKRDGKTAALTEQERPNIFTTSLANIGPGETVLVQIEYQQPVAQAAGEFSLRVPLVVAPRYNPAPIVQSVELRPDSNGWGAAGNDPVPDRDRISPEVLDPAKHDPVNPTRITVRLQAGFALGEVKSHHHQVTIDSPDARTRVVTLAEGVVPADRDFELTWKPAATTAPSVGLFHEQVGDADYLLAFVTPPAVAATAQRPQPRDVIFVIDNSGSMGGTSIRQAKASLLYALGRLQPGDRFNVIRFDDTMTVLFPSSVPADSEHVGSATSFVSALDARGGTEMVPAMRAALTDDGSDSDRVRQVVFLTDGAIGNEQQLFETITAMRGRSRIFMVGIGSAPNTYLMTRAAELGRGAFTHIGSVEQVEERMRDLFAKLENPVVTGLSANFSEASADLTPAVLPDVYRNEPLVLAAKLDRLAGSLQIKGRIGDQPWTITLPLSGAAEGKGLSKLWARRKIGDAEVAKTMRQMTPEEADGATLKLALEHQLVTRLTSLVAVDKTPRRPDGEPLRLAELPINLPAGWDFEKVFGERGRMPMMQKDRRAETDSDVQLAALKRPVVPATPATITLPKTATDAELSMLLGLGILMLELIWLVAIRRRASN, from the coding sequence ATGAGCGAGACGATCGACCACGATATCAGAAGCAGCGCCCACCCGGTCCGGTCCTTCATCGTGACCATGCTGCTGTTCCTGCTGCTGCAGGCCGCCGCCGTGCTGCTGGTGGGCTTCACGGCACTCTTCCTCAGCGTCACGCCGGGCTGGTCGTCGGAAGGACCGCTGGCGCCGCTGACCAAGCCGGGCGACGCGCGCTCCGGCGCGCTGCTGTTCAAGACCGACACCGGTTATGCCGAGGCGCCGCGGCTCGGCATCGACGTCGACATCGTCGTGTCCGGCCCGACGGCGCGGGCGCGCGTGACTCAGCTGTTCAAGAACACGAGCTCGCAATGGATGGAGGCGGTCTATGTCTATCCGCTGCCGCCGGACAGCGCAGTCGACACGCTGAAGATGATCGTCGGCGATCGCGTCGTGGTCGGCGACATCAAGCCGCGCGAGCAGGCCAAGGTCATCTATGAGCAGGCCAAGCGCGACGGCAAGACCGCGGCGCTGACCGAGCAGGAGCGGCCGAACATCTTCACCACCTCGCTCGCCAATATCGGTCCGGGCGAGACCGTTCTGGTGCAGATCGAGTATCAGCAGCCGGTGGCGCAGGCGGCCGGCGAGTTCTCGCTGCGGGTGCCGCTGGTGGTCGCGCCGCGCTACAATCCCGCGCCGATCGTGCAGAGCGTCGAGCTGCGCCCTGACAGCAACGGCTGGGGCGCCGCAGGCAACGACCCCGTGCCGGACCGCGACCGCATCTCGCCCGAGGTGCTCGACCCGGCCAAGCATGATCCGGTCAATCCGACCCGGATCACGGTGCGGCTGCAGGCGGGCTTCGCGCTCGGCGAGGTGAAGAGCCACCATCACCAGGTAACCATCGACAGCCCGGATGCGCGGACGCGCGTTGTCACCCTGGCCGAAGGCGTGGTGCCGGCCGATCGCGACTTCGAGCTGACCTGGAAGCCGGCTGCTACGACAGCGCCCTCGGTCGGGCTGTTTCACGAGCAGGTCGGCGATGCCGACTATCTGCTCGCCTTCGTCACACCGCCCGCCGTGGCGGCGACCGCGCAGCGGCCGCAGCCGCGCGACGTGATCTTCGTGATCGACAATTCCGGCTCGATGGGCGGCACCTCGATCCGCCAGGCCAAGGCCAGCCTGCTCTATGCGCTGGGCCGGCTGCAGCCGGGCGACCGCTTCAACGTGATCCGCTTCGACGACACCATGACGGTGCTGTTTCCGTCCTCGGTGCCTGCCGATTCCGAGCATGTCGGCAGCGCGACCAGCTTCGTCAGCGCGCTGGACGCGCGCGGCGGCACCGAGATGGTGCCGGCGATGCGTGCCGCGCTCACCGACGACGGCAGCGACTCCGATCGCGTGCGCCAGGTCGTGTTCCTGACCGACGGCGCCATCGGCAACGAGCAGCAGCTGTTCGAGACCATCACCGCGATGCGCGGCCGCTCGCGCATCTTCATGGTCGGCATCGGCTCGGCGCCGAACACCTACCTGATGACGCGGGCCGCCGAGCTCGGCCGCGGCGCCTTCACCCATATCGGCTCGGTCGAGCAGGTCGAGGAGCGCATGCGCGACCTGTTCGCCAAGCTGGAAAACCCTGTCGTGACCGGGCTCAGCGCGAATTTCTCGGAAGCCTCGGCGGATCTGACGCCCGCTGTCCTCCCCGACGTCTATCGCAACGAGCCGCTGGTGCTGGCCGCCAAGCTCGATCGGCTGGCGGGCTCGCTGCAGATCAAGGGCCGCATCGGCGACCAGCCCTGGACCATCACGCTGCCGCTGTCCGGCGCGGCCGAGGGCAAGGGCCTGTCGAAGCTATGGGCGCGGCGCAAGATCGGCGATGCCGAGGTGGCGAAGACGATGCGGCAGATGACGCCGGAAGAAGCCGACGGCGCCACTCTGAAGCTCGCGCTGGAGCATCAACTGGTGACGCGCCTGACCAGCCTCGTCGCGGTCGACAAGACGCCACGACGCCCCGACGGCGAGCCGCTGAGACTGGCAGAGCTGCCGATCAACCTGCCGGCCGGCTGGGATTTCGAGAAGGTGTTCGGCGAGCGCGGCCGGATGCCCATGATGCAGAAGGACCGCCGCGCGGAGACAGACAGCGACGTCCAGCTTGCCGCGCTGAAGCGGCCGGTGGTGCCGGCGACGCCTGCGACGATCACCTTGCCGAAGACGGCCACCGATGCCGAGCTCAGCATGCTGCTCGGGTTGGGGATCCTGATGCTCGAATTGATCTGGCTCGTCGCCATACGGCGGCGGGCGAGCAACTAA
- a CDS encoding DUF1614 domain-containing protein, with amino-acid sequence MHSQVQYLPITPVFFAVLVLAFGVLIILIQLRILRYAYMKLGVSSGTAMLLLLGSLIGSYFNIPITVLPGQVARSGEVIDFFGMQYVVPLVHQWPGTVLAVNVGGAIIPTIMSTYLVLRYQLWLRAAIAVLVIAVVIHALATPVQGVGIAVPVFAPIVVTAILAFLLSREYAAPLAYIGGSMGTLVGADLMNLDKIGSLGAPVASIGGAGTFDGIFLTGILAVLLAGLAAPSRPGLAR; translated from the coding sequence ATGCATTCCCAGGTTCAATATCTGCCGATCACGCCGGTTTTCTTCGCGGTCCTGGTGCTCGCTTTCGGCGTCCTGATCATCCTGATCCAGCTCCGCATCCTGCGCTACGCCTACATGAAGCTCGGCGTCAGCTCGGGCACCGCGATGCTGCTGCTGCTCGGCTCGCTGATCGGCAGCTATTTCAACATTCCCATCACGGTGCTGCCTGGACAGGTCGCCAGATCCGGCGAGGTCATCGACTTTTTCGGCATGCAATATGTCGTGCCGCTGGTGCATCAATGGCCCGGCACCGTGCTGGCGGTGAATGTCGGCGGCGCCATCATCCCGACGATCATGTCGACCTACCTCGTGCTGCGCTACCAGCTGTGGCTGCGCGCTGCGATCGCCGTGCTGGTGATCGCCGTAGTCATCCACGCGCTGGCGACGCCGGTGCAGGGGGTCGGTATCGCCGTGCCGGTGTTCGCGCCCATCGTGGTGACCGCGATCCTCGCTTTCCTGCTGTCGCGAGAATATGCCGCGCCGCTGGCCTATATCGGTGGCTCGATGGGCACGCTCGTGGGCGCCGACCTGATGAATCTCGACAAGATCGGCAGCCTCGGCGCGCCCGTGGCTTCGATCGGCGGCGCGGGAACCTTCGACGGTATCTTCCTGACCGGGATTCTCGCGGTGCTGCTGGCGGGCCTCGCCGCGCCCTCCCGGCCGGGCTTGGCGCGCTGA
- the urtC gene encoding urea ABC transporter permease subunit UrtC yields the protein MIINSRFFNRSELIGFVSLLLLLVVILPLALDVFRLNLVAKYLTYAFVAIGLVLCWGYGGILSLGQGVFFGLGGYCMAMFLKLEASSVANTKIQSTPGIPDFMDWNQLTQLPFFWKPFQSFSFALVAILLVPGIFAFIVGAAMFKRRVGGVYFAIITQAIAAILTILIVGQQGYTGGINGITDLRTLHGWDIRTDHAKYILYFVEVAFLFLAILIAQFIRLTKLGRILVAMREQEDRVRFSGYSVANFKIFAFCAAAMFAAVGGALFTLEVGFMSPSFVGIVPSIEMVIYTAVGGRLSIFGAVYGTILVNFAKTSLSETFPQLWLFGLGALFIAVVLAFPNGLAGIWGDHVQPRIDRLLASRTKKSGNGGLVANGAPAE from the coding sequence ATGATCATCAACTCGCGCTTTTTCAACCGCTCAGAACTCATCGGCTTCGTCTCGCTGCTGCTGCTGCTCGTCGTCATCCTGCCGCTGGCGCTCGATGTGTTCCGCCTCAACCTGGTTGCGAAATATCTGACCTATGCTTTCGTTGCGATCGGCCTGGTGCTGTGCTGGGGCTATGGCGGCATTCTGAGCCTTGGCCAGGGCGTGTTCTTCGGCCTCGGCGGCTACTGCATGGCGATGTTCCTGAAGCTCGAGGCATCGAGCGTTGCGAACACGAAGATCCAGTCGACGCCGGGCATTCCCGACTTCATGGATTGGAATCAGCTGACGCAGCTGCCGTTCTTCTGGAAGCCATTTCAGAGCTTCTCCTTTGCGCTCGTGGCAATCCTGCTCGTACCGGGCATCTTCGCCTTCATCGTCGGCGCCGCGATGTTCAAGCGTCGCGTCGGCGGCGTCTACTTCGCAATCATCACGCAGGCGATTGCGGCCATCCTGACCATCCTGATCGTGGGCCAGCAGGGCTATACCGGCGGCATCAACGGCATCACCGACCTGCGCACCTTGCACGGCTGGGACATTCGTACCGATCACGCCAAGTACATTCTTTACTTCGTCGAGGTCGCCTTCCTGTTCCTGGCCATCCTGATCGCGCAGTTCATCCGGTTGACCAAGCTCGGTCGCATCCTGGTGGCGATGCGCGAGCAGGAAGATCGCGTCCGCTTCTCCGGCTACAGCGTCGCAAACTTCAAGATCTTCGCCTTCTGCGCCGCCGCGATGTTCGCGGCCGTCGGCGGCGCGCTGTTCACGCTCGAAGTCGGGTTCATGTCGCCATCCTTCGTCGGCATCGTGCCGTCGATCGAGATGGTGATCTACACCGCGGTCGGCGGCCGGCTTTCGATCTTCGGCGCAGTCTACGGCACGATCCTGGTCAACTTCGCCAAGACCAGCCTGTCGGAGACCTTCCCGCAGCTCTGGCTGTTCGGCCTCGGCGCGCTCTTCATTGCAGTGGTCCTTGCCTTCCCGAACGGGCTCGCCGGCATCTGGGGCGATCACGTGCAGCCGCGCATCGACCGCCTGCTGGCGTCCCGCACGAAGAAATCCGGCAATGGCGGCCTCGTCGCCAACGGCGCCCCCGCAGAGTGA